In Candidatus Alcyoniella australis, a single window of DNA contains:
- a CDS encoding kelch repeat-containing protein yields MILCTALLAPNAALAVDACTWGYEVGANASGERLLAAGAVWEDRFYVVGGRLFNTTIYDNMWSYDPIGDTWEVLTLLPENVVASCAVGYEGKIFSVGGATGLPFSEIDKLYIYDIQGDTWSQGADLPAKRFNTTCGMLDGKIYSAGGYDSGNQAELYIYDIEQDTWSSGHDMPTVVAGARTRS; encoded by the coding sequence TTGATCCTTTGCACCGCGCTGCTTGCGCCGAACGCGGCTCTGGCCGTGGACGCCTGCACCTGGGGCTACGAGGTTGGGGCGAACGCGTCCGGGGAGCGGCTGCTGGCCGCCGGAGCGGTCTGGGAGGACCGCTTTTACGTGGTGGGCGGCAGGCTGTTCAACACCACGATTTACGACAACATGTGGTCCTACGACCCCATCGGCGATACCTGGGAGGTCCTGACTCTGCTGCCCGAAAACGTGGTCGCCTCCTGCGCCGTGGGCTATGAGGGTAAGATCTTCTCGGTTGGCGGCGCCACCGGGCTGCCGTTTAGCGAAATCGACAAGCTCTACATCTACGATATCCAGGGCGACACCTGGTCCCAAGGAGCCGACCTGCCCGCGAAGCGTTTCAACACGACCTGCGGGATGCTCGACGGCAAGATCTACTCCGCCGGGGGGTACGATTCGGGCAACCAGGCCGAGCTGTACATCTACGACATCGAGCAGGACACCTGGAGCAGCGGTCATGATATGCCGACGGTCGTAGCCGGCGCGCGGACCCGCAGTTGA
- a CDS encoding GH92 family glycosyl hydrolase produces MAWGRKLLLIVMLIALLSACADLSDADHDDQPDDDQPDDDQSDDDQLDDDDDQPDLEDLTALVDPLMGTSGDHGQLHPAASYPFGMVKLGPDTLVRGHSGYDFRINIARGFSHTRINGVGCSGAGADLLLLPLAGSELQRLAVMDKAGEQATPGFYSVGLESSVGPIDVELCVAAHSGLHRYTFPADVERSLLIVLDQPLNGPPASFWQPGPGADEIHGMLSGANVCGEGRYSLFFSARFSEPYVELEPLDGDANLRVWFAPSAQPLRVEVGLSSVDVDSARAQRDAELNGLEFEELRESARLAWNELLHTAYVEGDDNLRRLFYTMLYRSLLYPADVTDSAGIYRGTDGELHQATDHRHYHGWSLWDTHRTKYPLISLLDPRRYSDLARSLVELYVQGKADWSTDHEPYPNVRTEHSAALLLDARRKGLLAPDELQQAYDAILSEVEGLEFGTPDSRLESSFDLWAAAQIAEDLGHDVERDALLAQAAQYESTWNEHFKVMGDDADTVHARGLYEGTLWQYRWAVPHDVAGIIELDGGPQQFLDDLIHFFEQELYNQGNEPDIHAPFLFHYAGAPWRSQRLVRSLLCEKVNQWYGTHEKWSAPYHGRIFRLDPEGMIPEMDDDAGTMSAWFALAALGLYQVTVGEPVYLLGAPIFPRVSLRPRNSQDEFVIEARGLSVENVYIQSATLDSEPLSRAWLTYDQIAAGGELILQMGPEPNLEWGAAPADLPPATFE; encoded by the coding sequence ATGGCGTGGGGACGCAAGCTGTTGCTGATCGTAATGCTGATTGCGCTGCTGTCCGCCTGCGCCGATCTATCCGACGCTGACCACGACGATCAGCCCGACGACGATCAGCCCGACGACGATCAATCCGACGACGATCAGCTCGACGACGATGACGATCAACCCGACCTGGAGGACCTCACCGCGCTGGTCGACCCGCTGATGGGCACATCGGGCGATCACGGCCAGCTCCATCCGGCGGCCTCATACCCCTTTGGCATGGTCAAGCTCGGGCCGGACACCCTGGTGCGCGGGCACAGCGGCTACGACTTTCGCATCAACATCGCGCGCGGATTTTCCCACACGCGGATCAACGGCGTGGGCTGCTCGGGCGCGGGCGCGGACCTGCTGCTGCTGCCGCTGGCCGGCAGCGAGCTGCAACGGCTGGCCGTGATGGACAAGGCCGGCGAGCAGGCAACGCCGGGCTTCTATTCCGTGGGCCTGGAAAGCTCTGTCGGGCCGATCGACGTAGAGCTTTGCGTGGCCGCACACTCGGGGCTGCATCGCTACACCTTCCCCGCGGACGTCGAACGCTCGCTGCTAATCGTGCTCGACCAGCCGCTGAACGGCCCGCCCGCATCCTTCTGGCAGCCCGGTCCGGGCGCAGACGAGATCCACGGCATGCTCTCGGGCGCCAACGTCTGCGGCGAAGGGCGCTACTCCCTGTTCTTCAGCGCGCGCTTCAGCGAGCCCTACGTCGAGCTCGAGCCGCTGGATGGCGACGCCAACCTGCGCGTCTGGTTCGCGCCCTCAGCTCAGCCGCTGAGGGTCGAGGTCGGACTCTCCAGCGTTGACGTGGATTCCGCGCGCGCCCAGCGTGACGCCGAACTTAACGGCCTGGAGTTCGAGGAGCTGCGCGAGTCCGCGCGCCTGGCCTGGAACGAACTGTTGCACACGGCCTACGTTGAGGGCGACGATAATTTGCGTAGGCTGTTCTACACCATGCTCTACCGCTCGCTGCTCTACCCGGCCGACGTTACCGACTCCGCTGGCATTTATCGCGGCACGGACGGCGAGCTGCATCAGGCCACGGACCACAGGCACTATCACGGCTGGTCGCTGTGGGACACCCACCGCACCAAATACCCCCTGATCTCGCTGCTCGACCCCCGGCGTTACTCCGACCTGGCGCGTTCGCTGGTCGAGCTCTACGTACAGGGCAAGGCCGATTGGTCCACGGACCATGAGCCCTACCCCAACGTGCGCACCGAGCACTCGGCGGCCCTGCTGCTCGACGCTCGGCGCAAGGGCCTGCTCGCGCCGGACGAGCTGCAACAGGCATACGACGCGATCCTTAGCGAGGTCGAGGGCCTGGAGTTCGGCACTCCGGACAGTCGGCTCGAATCGTCTTTCGACCTGTGGGCCGCGGCGCAGATCGCCGAAGATCTGGGTCACGACGTTGAGCGTGACGCGCTGCTGGCGCAGGCCGCGCAATACGAGTCGACCTGGAACGAGCACTTCAAGGTGATGGGCGATGACGCGGACACGGTGCACGCGCGCGGGCTATACGAGGGGACGCTGTGGCAATACCGCTGGGCCGTGCCCCACGATGTGGCTGGGATCATCGAGCTCGACGGCGGGCCACAGCAATTCCTCGACGATCTGATCCACTTCTTTGAGCAGGAGCTTTACAACCAGGGGAACGAGCCGGACATCCACGCGCCGTTCCTATTCCACTACGCGGGCGCGCCCTGGCGCAGCCAACGGCTGGTGCGCTCGCTGCTGTGCGAGAAGGTCAACCAGTGGTACGGCACCCATGAGAAGTGGAGCGCACCGTACCACGGCCGGATCTTTCGCCTCGATCCCGAAGGGATGATCCCGGAGATGGACGACGACGCGGGCACGATGTCGGCCTGGTTCGCACTGGCCGCGCTCGGGCTGTACCAGGTGACTGTGGGCGAACCGGTCTACCTGCTGGGCGCGCCGATCTTCCCACGCGTGAGCCTGCGGCCGCGCAACAGCCAGGACGAGTTCGTGATCGAGGCCCGCGGCCTGAGCGTCGAGAACGTCTACATCCAATCCGCGACTCTCGATAGCGAGCCGTTGTCGCGCGCCTGGCTGACCTACGATCAGATCGCCGCGGGCGGAGAGCTGATTTTGCAGATGGGGCCCGAGCCGAACCTTGAATGGGGAGCCGCTCCCGCGGACCTGCCGCCAGCGACCTTCGAGTAG
- a CDS encoding pentapeptide repeat-containing protein yields the protein MYREVIDKEKVLNNFEKFVTLEQGEKWLLFCDNTIMGNGKEGIVLTQLRIIHFKKSTISSFPLTELAGVEPYKFGKGKTLGIVLTDQAGDTTEIKLTVVVSADLDTFINEIRAQLSNDGAEGTASQNPIPDAEAQPSPSTELPAPRKSDETTKKCSHVKKGQGCAKQALPGTEFCWEHLPNDNKAAFHNTLKKQLEQGNDLSGAILVGVDMSPLPLKGANLSRCNLSDAKLTNTNLGNAKLVHADLSGADLRKANLTGADLSEAQISPKTSFRCTTLEGTNLQGVLGLQEVSFNGSYLGDTSGIPADDRSAVKASADRIDLKTPLLTLLMVFGGTFALINIVFAFITVAIPLGMNAIIVYIVVGWSLAGAGGALVGVVIGSVLGIVPLLIYAKATKGKRSPHADGGVS from the coding sequence ATGTATCGAGAGGTAATCGACAAAGAAAAAGTCCTCAACAACTTCGAGAAGTTCGTGACCCTCGAGCAGGGCGAGAAATGGTTGCTCTTCTGCGATAATACGATTATGGGCAACGGCAAGGAAGGAATCGTGCTGACCCAGCTGCGAATAATACACTTCAAGAAGAGCACTATTTCGAGCTTCCCCCTAACTGAGTTGGCCGGAGTGGAGCCGTATAAGTTCGGCAAGGGCAAGACACTCGGCATCGTGCTGACCGACCAAGCCGGCGATACGACAGAGATAAAGTTGACGGTTGTGGTCAGTGCGGATCTGGATACCTTTATCAATGAGATCCGCGCGCAACTTTCAAATGACGGCGCGGAGGGTACGGCCTCACAAAACCCGATACCCGATGCCGAGGCCCAGCCCAGCCCGTCCACTGAACTCCCAGCACCTCGGAAGTCTGACGAAACAACCAAGAAATGTTCCCACGTGAAGAAGGGTCAGGGCTGCGCCAAGCAAGCGCTGCCGGGCACGGAATTCTGCTGGGAACACCTTCCGAACGACAATAAAGCCGCTTTTCACAACACCCTGAAAAAGCAGTTGGAGCAAGGCAACGACCTCTCGGGAGCGATCCTGGTCGGCGTCGACATGTCTCCGCTGCCATTGAAGGGAGCCAATCTCTCGAGATGCAACCTCTCGGATGCCAAACTAACCAATACGAATCTGGGCAACGCCAAGTTGGTTCACGCGGACCTCTCGGGGGCAGACCTGCGCAAGGCCAACCTTACCGGCGCCGACCTCTCGGAAGCGCAGATCTCCCCCAAGACGAGCTTCCGTTGTACGACGCTTGAGGGCACCAACCTGCAAGGCGTGCTGGGTCTGCAAGAGGTGTCGTTCAACGGCTCCTACCTGGGTGACACCTCGGGAATTCCCGCGGATGACAGATCCGCGGTGAAGGCATCGGCCGACCGCATCGACCTCAAGACACCGTTACTGACTCTCCTGATGGTCTTTGGTGGGACTTTCGCGCTGATCAACATCGTCTTCGCCTTTATCACCGTGGCGATCCCCCTGGGGATGAATGCAATCATCGTTTACATCGTTGTCGGCTGGTCATTGGCCGGCGCTGGGGGCGCTCTAGTGGGAGTTGTCATTGGCAGCGTTTTAGGGATTGTCCCCTTGCTGATCTATGCGAAGGCAACCAAGGGAAAACGCTCCCCCCACGCTGATGGCGGGGTGTCCTAG